TGAGATGAAGGTTGAATTGAGGTGGGAGGGGGAAAATAGAGAGAAAGTTGCAAGCTGTTGGGGGCGAGTTTAAATGAAACCAGGTGCGTTAGAGCCCTAATATGCATGTGTGTAACTGTGTGAATCTATGCACTGTTGTTCTCCTGGCAAATCGACAGATTTGGAATTTTGGAATTTGGGCCGCAGACCAGGAATTTTCATCCCGGGGGGTGAGGCGGGGGTGTCTGGGGGGCGGAGGATGGCTGCACAGGGGGCCTAGAGGGGGGGTCAGAATGggctgtccttttttttttttttgtgaacacgCTCACACTCCAGCTGTCCGTCTCCAAACTCCCTCACTTCTCACACTAAGGAGGCAGAACAAGGCAACAAGGCAGGAGAAGGGCCAGAGAGGAGCAACAGAGAGCAAAAGAGGCCGGAAGAGAAGAGGAGTGTAAAGGAAGAGCCAGAGACACACTCTAAAAGCGGAATCCaaggccaccaccaccaccaccagaagaaagttcttaaaaaaaataaaagtgaccTGTAAGTATGCATGTGTTTTAAATTTTAAATGAATGCTTTCCATTCTGAATCTATGATAAATTGTTATCAATGCGGATGCAAAAATGCTGATGTGGTCATCAGAATGAAGTGAAGGCCATGAGGAGGAGAGAGCAAGCAGACAATGAGACAGGAAGagaatgtatgagtgtgtgtgtgagacagaaagagagggtgAGAGCGACAGTTTTTAATCATTCCCAGGCTTTTTAAAGATCTTTGTACGTCATATTTGCTCTTTTGATTATTAGGTATGTGCAGTGCCTCGTGCTACTTTTGTTCAGCCCCCAAATTTTAAGCAGCACAGAATATAATCACCATGCAACCTTCAAGCAATGCCATTTATATATCTTCAGCTAGTCCCCAGACATGCAGCAGACAGTAGTGATTATTCCTTTAGTGTCTATTACCCAACCATCAGCATGTTGTTACACATAGCACGTAGCATTGCAAAACTTTCCAAACCATTTTCCAGATACTATTTCACAACTAGTCGAAATGTCATTTCTAGTCTGATCCCCATTCAGACAAGTGGGGTGCACTGGCTTTGGCTTTTAAGAGTGGATTTAATATATGAGAGCAACGTGTGTGTCTGCTTCTTGTTTCACTGCTCTCTTAATCTCATTGTATTAAATAGACAACTCTTGAGTTCTTTGGGCatacaaaaaaaaatccctgaggtACTTTGTGGTGTGAACATTTGTGCCTACAAAAACATTTTGGCCCCCTGAAGAAACACAGGTGCCATAACAAGAAGAGAAAACACACGCACAATTAAATGCCCACATGACGTCACAGCTGAGAACAGTAGCCTACTATACTAACACAAGCTACTTCTATACTGCAAACAGCTTCATGACCTTTATTTCTGTATTTTTTGGTAATTACTGACATTTGCCTGCATTATTTTATATGGCTGGTGCTGACTTGAGCATTTATTCCAAGGAAGAGAAGCATATTGTGCTCTGGGGCTTAGTGTCACTGTAGATACTGTTCTCTGCATCTTCTttctatagtgtgtgtgtgtgtatgtatgtatgtatatatatatatatatatatgcttcaCTTATAAACCAATCTAAAATGTTTGCGCATTACAATTGTAATGTAGACAATTTACAGCATTACCTGAGAACCAAGTAACACGTCTCCTTCGCCAGAgtcatatatttatattaaaagtCATGGCAGACTGCACACATGTTGCTAAGTGCTGAAAAAGCATAAACACCCTACTGTGGTTTACATTGGTCAGTGGTGATCCAGTCCATTGCAAAACCATTTGCTCTGAGGAGGACATGACCACCACGTCCACAGTGAAATTGTTTCAAGCAACATGACCGAATGtgagcttcatgggcagctgaacAGAACCGAACAGAGCACGGACACATCACAGGACAGGAAAATGTGATTGTGTTTGCAAAAGTTAGAGATGTAGGAAGAAATCCTTTGTCTCGATACATGTGTGATCCTCAAACGTGTACCAATGAAAGCAGGATTTTTTGATCCAACTGATTGGTGAAGTTTATTGAAGAGGAACTTGGTCCTGGAGGTTGAATCTATATGCACAAATTTACAGTTATTTGCTATTATGCACCAGATACAGCATTTCAGTTTTAGAATTAATAGGTATGAATGAAAAACTAAAATAGCGTGAACATCTCACTGAGACCATAAGGTATGAAATAGGTCTTGGGCCATCCCAGGTAGGCCTACTTGCCCTCTCcggtagtgttgtagtacttgaaattggtctcaagaccactttttgaaggtcttggaatCCACCAcacttttactcggtcttgtcttggtctcggatGTATGAgtagaggactctggattttatttcaatacAGATCAAGATGACAACTGTGGGgatatcactaaattgcctgtgcattgcctgatttatttgttaacattgttattgtgattggatgtaaaatttcctgcttcaaatgcggcCAATGATGTGATTCATTGCTAatgtgaaatttttcttcctgttaacgattgtcaccccaccccaccccccttctcacacacactcatctggTCCTGGTCTTTACTTGTTTTTGCCCTGTCTTGGTCTCGACTTGATCACagtccctcaaagtcttggtcttgatacgctttggtcttggtcatggctTGGTCTCGGTTTTGGTAGTCTTGATTACAACAGTGATCTTCAAGGGGCTTTCCTGAGGATGTGATACTATGGGAAAATTCTCCTGCTGTCCGGTTGACCTGAGTGTAGAGCTGTGCCCACATCCTTACCAGTAGCATTCCAGAAAACCGATGGACGCTTGGCGTGCCGTGGTAGTCTAAATTGCCCTTACCACCAAACATACTCTGACCAGTGTCCGACACAGCTCTGCCCTTCCCTTGGGTTGCTGCCATGGCTGATTCTGGGCTTTCTCAAACTATATGCTTGctgtattctgtgtgtgtgtgagagagagtgcaagCAAATGTATACCTGTGTAGTAGCATTTGGGTGAATAAGGCTGGCAACTGATGTGTGGGAATGGCCACATCACTTAAAAATATAGAAGAATTACAATAATGATGAagaaaaattttatttatatatatatatatatatatatatatatatatatatatatatatatatatatatatatatataaaacataacatttattttaaaaagagTCTTTGACAACTTTCCAAAGGAATTTGTATTACAGCGTGCAAACATGATAGCTTATATACTGGCCCATCTACCATATACAAGTGTGCATTAGACAGAATGTTTGACCTATGAAACATAGTATTAACATAGGCTCTGCTTAAACTGTGTACAAATATGTACGTGTGTTATGCTGGAGAGCTTTTATTGTAGGCACATTGTAATCACGACATGAGAAATAGCAGTCTATCAGAGGGACAGACTAAAACGTAATTCTATCACAAATCATATTTGCTGGTGCATTCAGCCTTTAATAGGATTTGTTCGTGTTTGAGGTTTCCTTGTGTGTACTGTAAGTCATGACGAACAACATTGTGTGGTTTGGGCCAAAGCAAAGCAATCTCATTTGGAGGCTGATGTAATAAAATCAGAATGTGCGTTTGCGTGTGCATGTTGCCCTGTGGCTGCCTGTTTATCACTTTGAGTCAACTTGACTATACCAGTGCACAGGCCAAAGCCTTCCACACTGTGACCACGAGGTCTGACAAAGCCATTCATGTTTTGGAGTCTAGACAACTTCTGCTGTCTTTACAGTGTGTATCTGAAGGTTTGTGTGACTGAGAGTTTCAtgcatcaggaagacagtggttaTGATCTTCCCCCGTGTTATTTTCTCTCTGGCACAAACCAGATAACTGCACTGCACTTCACTAGACGGTCCTGAAACAGAAATGTTTTATAAGTACTGCATTTGGCTGCTTTTCTATTTATTCTCCAGGCAAGAGACCTGAAAGACAGAACTTATTCAAGCTGACAGATTTACTTGGAAATCACAGATCTCTCTTCTACTAAGAACAGTAACTGAAGTTAAAAACTCTAAATGAGCTCTTTCAGACTGCCCCCCCCAATTCTTTTGAATCCATGACATGTTCTAGCTAAAATGTCTGAGATCATGAAAGGCAAGCTGTTAGACTTACAGTCGAGTCAAATATTAATAAGTGTGGGTATGTACTGCATGTGAAAGGCACTTGTAATAAAGTGGTGACTGATTGTGTGCAATTCCAGTTCAGCCACCAGAGGGCGCCATCAGGTTGCCACATACATGGTGGCTTTGTGATGGTCAATTTAGATGTTAATTATCATTTAAAGTACATGTAAAATCTGTGGCAACAATTAAACAGTCTAGTCTTTGCCAAAACGGAGggaaaaatgaaaacaaaaccacacaatGCAATTAAATCTGTGACAAATGGACACATCAAAGACGAACTTTGAACGTCATAATTTTCAGAGTTGAAGGTACTTATTCCATCACTAAGGTTCTCTTGCCCTCTCTTTGTCCCTCTGTCCTCCAGATTCCGCAGTGTGATTTCAAACCTTGGGTTAAAGCCTTTGCTCTCATCCTTACCTGAGACCCTGCAGCGTGTTccagtgtgtatctgtgtgtgtttgtgtttgccaCACTACTTTTACGGTTTCTCTAATCTGCAAAGAGGCAGGTGAAAGTGTCTCTGTGTGAAGATGTGGTCCGTGTGTGTTTCATTTGTATGTGTGTACGTTTCTGTGCTCCTCCACCAAGCTATTTCACAGCCGCCCACAGAAAGTGACACCTACACGGTAAGGAAGGAGGGAACTGTTTTCCCACTCGTTTTCGTTTTCTATCCTCCGTTTATTTGATAAGCATGTGTCTACAAATGCGTAGTATGGAAGCATTTGCATTCATGCCTCTTATTCTGTGATGAAACGTCAGGAATGCACAGATGGCTATCACTGGGATCCACAAACTCAACACTGCAAAGGTAAAACATCTCCATATTCCCTGATTATAGTGCATATTTTATGCTTAATGTGTTTATTACatagtaacatgaaaatgaactcctgtgatttaaaaaaaaaagtaccaaatCTCTGAAACATTACTTTTCCCGTCTCAGACATAAATGAATGTGAAACAATCCCAGAGGCGTGTAAGGGTGAGATGAAGTGCTTCAACCATTATGGTGGCTACTTGTGTCTCCCGCGCTCTGCCTCAGTAATCCCTGCCCCTGATCCACCCAACCAAATCCCTGCTGGTGTGGGAAACACCTCAAGCGAGCCCTACAACCCCTGTCCCAGCGGCTATGAGGCTCATGGAGACAGCTGcgtgggtgagtgtgtttggaaaTGTGTGCGCTTGGGGAGGGGAGTGCAGTGTGGGTGTTAGTGAACAGGTGGTAAGCGTGAGtgacagtgtgagtgtgtgtattgtGAAGGCACCGTTTTTCATAATTCCATTGTTTGTGTACGTATGTACATGGACTTGATTTAAAAAATACACATAATGTTAgggttatatactgtatgtgtaagAAAGTGTTTGTCGTGGCTTACAGATTCCAGAACAATTCAGCTAGTAGGCCTAATTCAGAAACAGGTGTCATGTAAGAATGAGGTTGTTTGGGAGTTTTGCACAAGTTGGCAGGGGGTAGTCTGTGGGAGGTAGAGGGGATTTGGAGGGCTAAGCTATTTCCCAGCTGCTATCAGCAATCAAACCGTCATTAATGCTCCCCACTGTTGTATTACTCAGCACTCAGTATAAAGTAACACAGTTAACATTTCTTTATTCCTTCAAACTGTTAGTCATAATTCAGGAAGTGGCCTCTCTGCTTCAGTAACAAGTTACCAGTGCAGCAGCAAATATTAAAGGAACAAACATGAACTCGAATGTGACTCAGATAACCTGGacagtgaattgttttgatgcTCTTACAGATATGGATGAGTGTGAACGGGATGAACATGACTGCCAGCCCAGTCAGGAGTGCATCAATACAGAGGGCTCATTTACTTGCCAGTGTCCGAATGGATACCGCAAAGTGGGAACGGAGTGCATCGGTAAAAAGCAGCTGCACTTTTaaagaggcacaaacagaatcggCATATAGCCAGTTCATACTGAATGTATGtagaatatacagtatattccTGCATGGAGGGTCATATTTCAGTAAGAGCATGTATTATATTAGTGTTAGACTAATAGAATTTGGACTTGTGAGTGAGAAATGTGAGCCAATGACGTTTAAGGAGTAAGAAGCTGAGAAGCTCATTTGTGATTTTTAACCATTGCACTTTTCACTGTTCCCCTGCTTATTGAATTTGGAGAACTAGTGACATTAGGATATAGAGCACTGCCTTTCAACTGAGTGATTGTGTTTGATGAAGCTGCTAATGAAGAATAAAGTTTTGAGCTGTACTGTATGTGTAGTTCACCTCAACTTTCCCCCTTCACTTTTGTCAGACATTGATGAGTGTCGGTACCGGTACTGCCAGCACCGCTGCGTTAACGTGCCCGGTTCTTTCTCCTGCCAGTGCGAGCCTGGCTTCCAGCTGGCAGGCAACAATCGGTCCTGCATTGGTGAGTCTGcccacacactaccacccccatgCATAGCCAACAATGCTTTGCCCTGAGTCATAGGCCATCCtccacacacagtcaaactgtgCACACACAGTAATTTAGAAAACCAGGCCCACATGCTGTTGTACAATATCATCCTACACCTCAGCTCCTCTGAACGGAGGCCAAAGTCCAAACAAATTGCCACAGCACCTCGAATTTGGTGAATAAGTGGCACTGTGGCGACATAAGGGAACAATTACTGTAGTGTTCCAAAGTACGGGGCAAATCCTACGTTAGATTTGGTGTACAGAAAAAATAAACCTGCCATTTACCTTGTATGACCTCACACCAATCATTGTGAATTTAAATATAGACAATAATTTAGCATTTAAAACCATGTGGCATGTTGTCTACATAAGGCACCTCAAAAGTTATTTTTATGCTGCTGATgtcaacctttaaaaaaaaaaaatcaaggttcCACACTGGCTCTTTCCGAATACATAATAATTGCACTTTTTCCTTGAAACGTGCTTTATAAAGCATACTTATAATTTGCGTCTGCTGTGTCATGATTTGTGGTTTCAGACGTGGACGAGTGCAACATGGGCGCCCCCTGTAGTCAGAGGTGTTATAACACCTATGGCACTTTCCTTTGCCGCTGTGAGCAGGGTTACGAGCTGGGGCCAGACGGATTCACCTGCAAAGGTGAGAAATACACGATGCAGCGCATGCACAGATCTTCTGTGTCATGTAAACAGCATATCTATTTAGGCCACCTCCTATACTGTCTTCTTTATTCTTTACACAGACATAGACGAGTGCAGTTTCTCTAGTTACCTTTGTCAGCACCAGTGTGTAAACGAGCCTGGCAAATTCTCGTGTGTCTGCCCAGAAGGCTACCAGCTCCTTGGGACTCGTCTCTGCCAAGGTCAACATCTGTATCTTATCTTCTACTTCATGCTCTGGCTTTATTCAGCCTTTCAttattttctcattttaactATTACATTTGATTCCATTTCTGATTTGTACGTGTGtcttaatgcagatataaatgaGTGTGAGACAGGAGCGCACCAGTGCACTGATAGCCAGACGTGTGTGAACGTTCATGGCGGTCATCGCTGCGTTGACACGAACCGCTGTCAGGAGCCCTACGTTCAAGTATCAAACAAGTAAGTGAAGTAGTTTTAGCCTACAGCTGATCCATGTACTCACTTATTTCTTCCATCATTAAAATAGGACTTTTGTTCTCTTATTGCTAGTTGTATTTACTTCAGGCATAGTTTTCTATTTCTGAAACTGCAATGTGAGTTTTTCCATATCACTGGGTTGCTCTAAAGCCTAATTCAGTCTGCTCTAAATCATTCCAAAGCCTGACACAGGTAATAAGTGGTGTAGAAGGTTTATGTTCTGAAGAAATATCTGGTGGTTAATGGAGAGCATCCAAGATCATTTTTCTGACCTGTGGAGAATACTCAGGTGTATTTTGATACTCTTAAGGCTTAAATATACCTACTGAACCAGTAGATGAAAAGAATAATACAATATCACTTCATTTACTTCTGGACAAACGAAGGTGTCATAGAGACCGTGTTGTGGCTCTGACCAAATCAAATGGGATCAGGACATCTCGTCcagtgaccatttcgtccaatagttgagacatttcatccaaagcctttttcatacgcactatcaattttatatgtatgtatattaGTGATATATACACCTAATAACCTATATATGTACCTCTCACTGTCAGAGAGCGGTAGgaaacggatgcaagtgcagaagtaatGTTTATTAAGAGTTGTGAAAACAcacgggcaaacaatccaaaacggcaggcaatcTCGTAAACGTGAAACTAGCAAAAAGTCGGGCGAGGCACGAACAGGCTAAATCAGGCAAAAACAGAACTAAGCACAGGAAACAGGATCGGAAACCCAGGGAATCTACATGGgagaataaggctcggtaacatgtactgacgtggtgtaatacttcgcCCTGAACGTgcgttttctcagtctttatataggcacgctgatgcctcttgatcatgtgcaggtgagcctcattaacagcgcACGTGTGAGAGTCTGCTCGGCGTGCGTGCGCAGTCCGGAGCACACCCGAGTGGACTCTCGTGCGCgtgctgttaatgaggctcacctgcacatgatcaagaggcatcagcgtgcctatataaagactgagaaaatgcACGTTTTCTCATATCTGGATATCATATCTCATATCTTGCACTTGCCAAAGATATCTGACAAGTGTGAGTATagattttctatgtaatttggtctaataaaaaTGATCTCTCCCTACAAGCGGCCCCAGCCGAAGTTGACACTCACTGATTCCCATCATTTCcggtttcgttttcattttgcaaaaatgtgttttgcttcgatcaaattccattgagaatgcctccttttttcaaacaaacaaatacctgaaatataaaataattgatagtgcatatgaaaaaggctttggatgaaatgtcttaactattggacaaaatgaCCTGTATCTAGTCAAATCAGCTACACATTCCATTCTGCCCTCTTTGTTTTAAAAAATTGTGCTCCTTTTAAATCATGTAATGTATGTGCCATGTCTAATATTATTCAATCACTATTATATTGTAACCCTATCCCTCTAGTCGCTGTGTGTGTCCTGTCTCTAAACCTGGCTGCCGAGACTTACCCTTCACCATTGTGCACCGTTATATGAGCATCACCTCAGAACGGTCCGTACCCTCTGACATTTTCCAGATCCAGGCCACAAGCGTCTACCCTGGAGCCTACAACACCTTCC
The Neoarius graeffei isolate fNeoGra1 chromosome 8, fNeoGra1.pri, whole genome shotgun sequence genome window above contains:
- the efemp2a gene encoding EGF-containing fibulin-like extracellular matrix protein 2a, coding for MWSVCVSFVCVYVSVLLHQAISQPPTESDTYTECTDGYHWDPQTQHCKDINECETIPEACKGEMKCFNHYGGYLCLPRSASVIPAPDPPNQIPAGVGNTSSEPYNPCPSGYEAHGDSCVDMDECERDEHDCQPSQECINTEGSFTCQCPNGYRKVGTECIDIDECRYRYCQHRCVNVPGSFSCQCEPGFQLAGNNRSCIDVDECNMGAPCSQRCYNTYGTFLCRCEQGYELGPDGFTCKDIDECSFSSYLCQHQCVNEPGKFSCVCPEGYQLLGTRLCQDINECETGAHQCTDSQTCVNVHGGHRCVDTNRCQEPYVQVSNNRCVCPVSKPGCRDLPFTIVHRYMSITSERSVPSDIFQIQATSVYPGAYNTFRIRSGDDNGDFYIRQINNISAMLVLARAVTGPKEYVLDLEMVSVNPLMSYQTSSALRLSVYVGPHTF